The DNA segment TTTCTTGATCTATAACACTCTCGTTAAACTGATGACGTCAAATTAACGAGAGTGTCCAATATTATTTTTCAAATAGCCATTTCCATCAAACTCACTACCGCTGCCAGCTCTATATAACGTTTACAAAACTACTTTTGATCTTGAATTCCATGCCTTCATTGCCTATTTTCTCGTAACATTCCACTCAACACCAAAGGCAATAGCTCACTTAGAAGCAGCTTATTTTTGTTGTTTATAGTGGCAACTATAAGTAGTGTGAACCTGGTTCCCATCATTGATCAAGGAAAAGCATGCGTAAATCATTAAGAGACAAAGTCATAACCGTTTGCAACAAAAAAATAGAACAGAAAGGCGATGTGGTGGGCGTTTCATTTTATGCTTTCTTTGCCAATAAAAATGATGACCCCGAGTTACTTATGGAAGCGGCTACATGGTGGATTAAAACTCATAAACTAAACCATTTCGAAAAAGCCAAAAAAATCATTGCGATGGTTGAATCCGGTCAATAATGATCTTTGGTTTTCAATGCATGCATAATTCAATACAATACGTTTGATATTATTAGAAAAATTCAGAATCAGGAAGAAAATGAAACACAAACAAGGTTTCACACTCATAGAACTTGTCGTCGTGATTATCATACTCGGTATCCTAGCCGTTGTCGCCGCGCCAAGATTTTTAAATCTTCAAACTGAAGCACGAATAGCTAGCGTACAAGCGTTAACTGGTGCATTAAATTCAGGGGCCTCATTAGTTCATTCCAAAGCGGCGGTAGATGGTTTAGATACAGGCAATGCCGAGCTTGATGTAAACGATGACGGTACAGAAGATATTTCGTTGCGAGCAGGATACCCAAGAGTAAAATCAGATTGCGCGAATTTCATAGAAGACATGGGATATTGGGTTTCTCTCGATTTTAGCTTTACCTGTAATACCGACAACGATTCGGACTGGTATGGCTACGCGAGTCAGAATATATTCTACTTTCTACCGAGTGGGTTCTCTAGCATCGATGAACAGTGTTACGTGACATATACCACCGCTTCTGAATATGACAGCACTTCTGGAACGTGGATAGATACGAGTTCCGCCACTATTATATCCACTACTGATGGTTGCTAAACATTCACATACAAAAAAGCCAACAGATCAGAATCTATTGGCTTTTTAACGTTTAAAACAATATGAGATTAGTCGTTTCTGCCTTCGCGAGAATCAAAATGGTAATCAACATTTACGATAGCGCGATATGAGATTTCACCACGAACTTCAGAAAATTCTTCAATATTAACAACCGTGTCGTCAATTTTAAGATTAGTTACTTTGCTTTCTCCGATTGGTGCCAGTTTGAAATGCAATTCAGAATGGGATGCGGTTTCTAGTGCATCGACATAATCAAAACCTGCTTCATACGCAGCCGCTTTAGACTCAAAACCCGCTGTTAATAGGTTTGTTTCGCTATAAACCGTTTGATTGCCGGCAAATGCTGATGCGCTCATTAATACAGTTGCTGCTAAAATAGTTAAATTTTTCATCTTATTTACCCTCAAAGTGTCTGTTAAAAATGAGTGACTGCTTGTTGGGGTGAAAGCCCCTCCCACTCGGTGAAGCTATTACACACTATTTTTATGTGACGTTCATCACACAAAACCACCATTCATCATGGGCGAATTAGCATCAATAAAATGAAAGTTTTTCCGAATTCCATATTTGGTCAATAGGATACGCCATAAATAGGTGTAATAAAGTACGAACTTCCCAGCAATGGTATTGACCTTGTCAGCGTTTTTCGTCTCGCTATTTAGCCTCTACACGCTCTAAAATACGTTGTAACCTAGGCCGGCTTATCTTCAGTACCTCGCAGGCTTTGCCTTTATGACCATCGACGTCATCGAGTACTCTTTGTACATGATCTCGTTCGATTTCTTCCAAACTTAACGACCTAGAATGTTGTGTAGTTTCTGTTGTTTTCTCTACCTCTACACTGCGAATATCCTCGAACAATTCAACCGTTAAAATATCACCCGGACACAGTGCCACCGCTTTAGTAAGCGTATTCTCAAGTTCTCTTACATTACCTGGCCAATCATACTGTCGCAGCATATCCATTGCTTCAATGGCCACCTTAGACACCTTTGTTCCAAGCTCTTTATTTGCCCTTGCAAGTAAGCTCGGAATCAGCTCATCGAGATCTTCTCTTCTTTCTCGCAATGATGGTAAATGTACTCGAACGACCTGCAATCGGTAAAAAAGATCTTCTCTGAACTGCTTTTGACTTATCCTGGTCTCGAAATCAATATTGGTCGCCGAGATGATTCTCGCACTGGTTTTAACCGACTGTTTGCTACCAATTGGGATAAATTCTTTTTCTTGCAGTACTCTAAGCAGCTTAGCTTGAATAGTTGGTGATAGCTCCCCTACCTCATCGAGAAAAAGTGTCCCACCGTTGGCCATCTCGAACTTACCAATTTGATCAGAAAACGCCCCCGTAAATGCGCCTTTC comes from the Vibrio sp. DW001 genome and includes:
- a CDS encoding DUF6500 family protein, with product MRKSLRDKVITVCNKKIEQKGDVVGVSFYAFFANKNDDPELLMEAATWWIKTHKLNHFEKAKKIIAMVESGQ
- a CDS encoding type II secretion system protein, with amino-acid sequence MKHKQGFTLIELVVVIIILGILAVVAAPRFLNLQTEARIASVQALTGALNSGASLVHSKAAVDGLDTGNAELDVNDDGTEDISLRAGYPRVKSDCANFIEDMGYWVSLDFSFTCNTDNDSDWYGYASQNIFYFLPSGFSSIDEQCYVTYTTASEYDSTSGTWIDTSSATIISTTDGC
- a CDS encoding DUF3316 domain-containing protein, which codes for MKNLTILAATVLMSASAFAGNQTVYSETNLLTAGFESKAAAYEAGFDYVDALETASHSELHFKLAPIGESKVTNLKIDDTVVNIEEFSEVRGEISYRAIVNVDYHFDSREGRND
- a CDS encoding sigma-54 dependent transcriptional regulator, producing MNKMLIVDDDNGISRTLQLHYQSLSFDVQVANCVDAGVAMAKRFQPDVIILDIRMEGKSGLEGLPEFKQCCRNARVIMITAFHDMDSTIEAMQQGADEYIHKPIDIDELDSAVTVAIEYQASSHQNAVLIPDTYGNSMVGSSNAMKQIYKTIGRVAHTNASVMITGESGTGKEMVARAMHNAGTVKDAPFVALNCAALVESLLESEMFGHKKGAFTGAFSDQIGKFEMANGGTLFLDEVGELSPTIQAKLLRVLQEKEFIPIGSKQSVKTSARIISATNIDFETRISQKQFREDLFYRLQVVRVHLPSLRERREDLDELIPSLLARANKELGTKVSKVAIEAMDMLRQYDWPGNVRELENTLTKAVALCPGDILTVELFEDIRSVEVEKTTETTQHSRSLSLEEIERDHVQRVLDDVDGHKGKACEVLKISRPRLQRILERVEAK